The window TTTtacaatataaactaatttattgTAGTCCATCAACATATATTTCAGATATTAACttgaatattttcaaatcttGACTAtgtacataatatatatatatatatatatatatcaacaaaatataaatttcagaTCTTAAAAAGGTTTTGAATCTTCAATGATGGCTTCTTCAACAAACCAAGACATTAGTAAGATTATTTCGGGTTTTGCCCAGAAttgatatttgtaataattatctGATCCAGTAGGGTCGGATTTATCAGGTATCCGACGGGTCGGAGGGGGCCTAGCCCATTTAGCAGAGActgtaaaacaaaaaatataaaacatctAATAtcctatttaaaattttatattttatcctaaTTTCTATGGAACTCActgaaaaatcatcaaatctaaattaaaagtaattaactTTTAGTTTGATATATGAtcttttctaaataataatttaattatgttttgaattATGATTTCACAATAAGAAGATAAAAACTTGGAATATGTTGGATTTTATATGTTACACAAAGGAAGGCAACATTAGctattttattttctagtaATAGAAAATGTCAGTAtgttgattgaaaaaaaataactatatgataaatgataattatatcAGTCAAGAGAATGATACtgtcacaatatatatatatatatagaaaaagaaagaagcTGCTTCATTTTTTGTTGAGACTAATAATGTTGTAATTTGATGACACATTTATCCAATAAACTTCTCACGTATACACTTTTTCAATAGCAGAAATTGGGGAACTCAACCGCATCAATGGAGGGAAGGGAGAAAGGAGGGGATCCtcgttttttttttggaaaaaaataatgtagTAGGAAATAGATTCGGGTGGGGGGAGTATTCACATACGACAATCTCCATGGCTATTATTACGCTACGTATCAATcaataatcaatcaatcaatcaatcggAACTAGAATCGTAGAACTCACTGGGGCACGGAGTCATGACCTCTGATTCAAGAATTTGAACAACCCTGTGCATTGTAGGCCGATCCTCTGGGACAGACGACACACACTGAATGGAAATCGAGAGAAGTGCATCCAAGCTTTCTGCCTCAACTCCTATACAATTCGGGTCAACCAGATCCTGTGGTCTGTTCTCAGTAACTAAATAATTCAACTGCCAATAAACAACAGAATACAGGTTcagaaacaaataaatatatatcagcCTATTTGGAAATACTTTCTGGATTGGGGTCTAAATGACAAACAGTCTCAAGAAGAAGATGTACCCATCCAACAATATTAAGGCCCTTCTCGATGAAAGTTGCATCAGTGGGGCGCTTCCGACTTACTACTTCTAGCATCAAAACACCAAAACTATATACATCCGTCTTCTCAGTTGCTCTACCACTCTGCATATACTCTGAAAATGCATAAATACCACACCTcaggaaaaatatatatactcttGAGTTCCGAATgttaatattatcttttaaacTTTAAGCTTTTTTCTTTGGAAGAGGCTAAACATAGGCATTCCAACTTCAATCAAggttaaaagttaaaaactaGCTGCATACTAATCACTACCTGGAGCCAAATATCCAAAAGTTCCAGCAACAATGGTTGTAATATGAGATTCCTCATCCTCCAACAGTTTGGCAAGGCCAAAGTCAGAAACTCGAGCTTCCATATTTTGGTCGAGCAAGATGTTGCTTGATTTAATGTCACGGTGTATAATTCGTGGAGAACAGTCGTGATGCAAGTAGGCAAGTCCTTTAGCAGCTCCcattataatgtttaatcttgCATCCCAGTTCAGTTGTTGTTCAGACCTTTCAGCTGCACAAaaccaataaaaattatttaggttCTTTTGTATGTGTCTTCTTCATGCTTATTATGAGTATATAGTAgccccatttgaaaacactttatattaaatattagatTCGGTATTTTTGTGGCTGTTTCTCATCTGGATCCGAAACCAGatacaaaaacataaactaTGAGTGTTATCAAATGGAGTCGATGTCACTTACCATGAAGAACTTCGTCTAGGCTGCCACCGGATAAgaaatcatatattaataaatttgacgTCGAAGAATTGCAATATCCCCGCAAGTTCACAAGGTATCTATGCTTTATGCATCCCAGAATCTCAAGCTCTCTCTCGAAAAAACGATCAAATACTTCGTTCATCTTCACGATTCTTTTCAAGGCAAATATATTTCCATCCTCCATTTCAAGACGGTAAACTGTACCAAAGCCGCCAGATCCGATTATATGATCACCGTTCAGAGTCTCCAATTTCTTAATGATGTCTTTTGAAGAGTATGGGAGGTCTCCATGAAACATAACAATTGATGCACCTGTAAATGATAAAATGTGAGGCCATAATATGtatgattgatgaaataaaaagtaaaaaaggcTGGTTTGGCAGGCTTACCTCCAATAACATCCATAGCCAGACTTCTTCCATCATTCTTACCAAGTTTCTTGTAAAGAAAACAACCCCAAAAGCACATAAGTGCAACCAAAAGTAAGGCACCCACTGTTGCAGATGCACTTACAAGGAGTCGTCCAGAATTTTTCCTCACAGATTGATGTTCTGTTCAAATAGCATAAGGCCTCGCACAAATCAGGTCAACAAGGGAAATTCAACTAGGAAGAATATATTTGAACatacatgttaaatatatacatacatgACTAAGCATAATGAAACCTTTTAGCTTCTGACAACTAGAACATGATTCTTTTATACTTTTCCTTCTGACAACtagaactttttatttttatcaaactcTCCTTCTCAGCGACAACCTTATGTATCCATGCAAGGACGTCTCGAATGTTAGGATCCCTACTAAGATTGCCTACTGTGTCTGGGAAGCTATTCACATAGAGGTTCCTAATCTTGAAAAACTCAAATGGAAATGTTTAGGATTGGCTAATAGATGTTGCCTTAGCGAGACTAATTTGAGGAGAGACAATGCATCTTATCCTTCTTCATTGCTCACTCGCTTCTCACATATGAAATCTGTTCTGGAATATCCTCAATATTCAATAGAACCGTGCTTCTTACAATTCGGACTGTTGGCACAATGGATAGGTTGGTGCACATCCACTAGGGACAGCACAAAATGGATAATCATTCGTCGTATCATATGGTGGAACAACACAAGAAAGTTCTAAGGGAAAGGTTTAGGAGCATTAGGATAAAGGGTGGTTTTCTCCTACACTTTTTAGCTTCACTTAGAAAAGGAGGGACCTGCACAGGATGAGGTTTCTCCAAGCTGCATGGGATCTGTTAGTATCTTTTTGGGTTTCTTTCTTTCGCTTGTAACTTTGTGTGCATTTCGCGTTCACACAATCAAACCTTTTAATGATATGAAagttaacattattttataataaaaaacatgacCACAAGCATGTTTTGTAGGTAAGCAATCTTGCATTGTGCAAACATGGATTAATCTTGACATTGGATAACATAACGTTTCTAGAGTGACGCATAATCTGGCTTGAAGGATAAGATGAAACTTCATAAGAGAACTGCATTCAATTATTTTACCACCAGAAcctaattttaacattatttttaatgtagGATGCTAGCATAACTCTCTACAGCCATGACAtccacttcaacttaaggcgTTCTAAGTGGGAATTGAACCCGTGACATTTGGTCTCTTCAGAACCACTCT is drawn from Impatiens glandulifera chromosome 3, dImpGla2.1, whole genome shotgun sequence and contains these coding sequences:
- the LOC124929174 gene encoding LRR receptor-like serine/threonine-protein kinase FEI 1, whose product is MMGIFSVPILFLTILYFFWLSFITKKAGALSPDGEALVNFRASIVGSDGILLQWRPEDADPCLWKGVLCDPITKRVISLNLAYHQLRGPISPDLGKLEQLQFLALHNNHLYGTMPSQLANCTKLRALYLQYNYVSGLIPSELGNLSVLENLDFSSNLLSGAIPQSLGDLQKLTTLNVSSNFLVGEIPSYGVLTKFNESCFLGNQNLCGKQISNICKNDADGHNHPIDEHQSVRKNSGRLLVSASATVGALLLVALMCFWGCFLYKKLGKNDGRSLAMDVIGGASIVMFHGDLPYSSKDIIKKLETLNGDHIIGSGGFGTVYRLEMEDGNIFALKRIVKMNEVFDRFFERELEILGCIKHRYLVNLRGYCNSSTSNLLIYDFLSGGSLDEVLHAERSEQQLNWDARLNIIMGAAKGLAYLHHDCSPRIIHRDIKSSNILLDQNMEARVSDFGLAKLLEDEESHITTIVAGTFGYLAPEYMQSGRATEKTDVYSFGVLMLEVVSRKRPTDATFIEKGLNIVGWLNYLVTENRPQDLVDPNCIGVEAESLDALLSISIQCVSSVPEDRPTMHRVVQILESEVMTPCPSEFYDSSSD